GTCGAAACCTTACCAGAGATGGGTGTTCAGCGGCTGAGAGGCACCCTTAAGGGGACAGGAAAAGCCAAAAGCTTGTGGAGCTGGGGTGGAAAGGTGAATGAACTGGAGTACACTCACGAAATTGTCTTCACGTAACGAAGACCGAGTTGGGACACATGTAAAAATGTGTTCAAGCAGGGTGGTACCGCGGGCATTTAGATTTCAAGAGGCTCGTCCCTTCGGGGACGGGTCTCTTTTTTTATTGGTTGTCAGGCAAAGGAGGAGTAATAATAATGAGGGTAGCAGTTGTAGGCGCGACAGGTGAAGTGGGACGGACAATGGTTCGGGTACTTGAAGAGCAGGGAGTTAGACCGGACGAACTTCGACTTTTTGCTTCTGCCAGATCAGCTGGAACATCTTTGTCCTTTTGTGGAAATTCCTGTACAGTTGAAGAGCTAGGGACTAAAGTCTTAAAAGAAGGTTTTGACTACCTTCTTTTCTCTGCTGGTTCCAATGTGTCGAAACAATATGCTTCCATAGCTGCAGAAGCGGGATCAGTCGTTATTGACAATTCATCCGCCTTTAGAATGACTCCTGATATCCCTCTCGTAGTTCCTGAAATTAACGGGGATCTCTTGCGAGGGTACAGAGGTATTGTGGCCAATCCAAACTGCTCCACGATTCAAATGGTTCTTGGGCTCTATGAAATTCATCGTCGTTTTGGAATAAAATCTATAGTTGTGAGCACCTATCAATCGGTATCTGGAGCGGGAAAAAATGGAATAAATGAACTCGAGAGTCAAATTTCAGGCCATGTGGAGCCTAAAAAATTCGTTCGTCAAATTCATCTCAACGTAATTCCTCAGATTGGGGCAATTCTGGAAAATGGATTCTCGGAAGAAGAGATAAAAATGGTTGATGAAACTCATAAGATTTTGCAGGACGATTCTATAGGCATTTGGGCCACCACGGTACGTGTTCCAGTACTTTACGGCCACTCGGAAACAATTTGGGTGGAAACGAGGAAGCCGGCATCTCTTGATGAGGTTCGAAAAGCCATAGAGGCGAGCGAAAACGTAGAATTGACAGATCAGGTGATCTCTCCTCTTGATGGCGCTGGAACAGATCTTGTCTATGTTTCCCGTCTTCGAGCTTTTGATGATACACGGTTTTTAATGTGGAATGTAGCGGATAATATTCGTGTTGGAGCGGCAACAAACGCCGTTCGCATCTTAAAGAAACATCGAGCTCTTAATGCTCGCAGCTTTGAATAGGAGGTGTGTGGTCTATGTTTAGCGGAACAGGAACAGCAGTGGTGACCCCTTTTAAAAGTGGGAAGGTAGATTACGAGAGTTTTGAAAGATTTTTGAACTTTCAAATCAACGGAGGCGTAGACTTTCTTGTTGTTCTTGGGACAACAGGAGAAGCGCCGGCTGTAACGGCTAAGGAACGGGAAGAAATAGTCCGTTTTGTAATAAAAACAGTTGAGGGAAGGGTTCCTGTTGTAGTAGGAACCGGCTCCAACTCCACGGAAGCAGCCATAGAACTTTCTAATCAGGCTCTCTCGTTGGGCGTAGACGGTGTTCTTGTGGTGACCCCCTATT
This region of Aminobacterium colombiense DSM 12261 genomic DNA includes:
- a CDS encoding aspartate-semialdehyde dehydrogenase, with translation MRVAVVGATGEVGRTMVRVLEEQGVRPDELRLFASARSAGTSLSFCGNSCTVEELGTKVLKEGFDYLLFSAGSNVSKQYASIAAEAGSVVIDNSSAFRMTPDIPLVVPEINGDLLRGYRGIVANPNCSTIQMVLGLYEIHRRFGIKSIVVSTYQSVSGAGKNGINELESQISGHVEPKKFVRQIHLNVIPQIGAILENGFSEEEIKMVDETHKILQDDSIGIWATTVRVPVLYGHSETIWVETRKPASLDEVRKAIEASENVELTDQVISPLDGAGTDLVYVSRLRAFDDTRFLMWNVADNIRVGAATNAVRILKKHRALNARSFE